A stretch of Natronococcus sp. CG52 DNA encodes these proteins:
- a CDS encoding ABC transporter ATP-binding protein: MGETQLDDITKVFTDDDGGDIVAVDEVSIDIEDGEFLVLVGPSGCGKSTTLRMIAGLETITDGAIRLDDRVVNDLPAKDRNIAMVFQSYALYPHMTVRENMSFGLEESTDLPDDEIATRIEETAEMMGIGDLLDRKPGELSGGQQQRVALGRAIVREPAVFLMDEPLSNLDAKLRAQMRTELQQLQEELETTTVYVTHDQTEAMTMGDRIAILNDGELQQVGTPLECYHEPANVFVADFIGEPAMNFFDVTRRDADGEGTVLVGDPLEYAVSADVSTAIGDRTEVVLGVRPEDVGIEISDGERRREDGHAVPATVTVVEPTGDENIVYLTLGEGDGETAIATIDGMSRIESGERVVAYIPEDAIHVFDAKTGEALHNRRVESTEPRAPNI; this comes from the coding sequence ATGGGAGAAACGCAACTCGACGACATAACGAAAGTGTTCACTGACGACGACGGCGGCGATATCGTTGCCGTCGACGAGGTATCGATCGACATCGAAGACGGGGAGTTCCTCGTTCTCGTCGGCCCGTCCGGCTGCGGCAAGTCGACGACGCTGCGGATGATCGCGGGACTCGAGACGATCACGGACGGCGCGATCCGTCTCGACGATCGAGTGGTCAACGACCTGCCCGCGAAGGACCGGAACATCGCGATGGTGTTCCAGTCCTACGCGCTCTACCCGCACATGACCGTCCGGGAGAACATGTCGTTCGGGCTCGAGGAGTCCACCGATCTCCCGGACGACGAAATCGCCACTCGGATCGAGGAGACCGCCGAGATGATGGGAATCGGAGACCTGCTGGACCGAAAACCGGGAGAGCTCTCGGGCGGACAGCAACAGCGCGTCGCGCTCGGGCGTGCGATCGTCCGCGAGCCGGCGGTGTTCCTGATGGACGAACCGCTCTCGAACCTCGACGCCAAACTCCGCGCGCAGATGCGTACCGAGCTCCAGCAACTCCAGGAGGAACTCGAGACGACGACGGTCTACGTCACCCACGACCAGACGGAAGCGATGACGATGGGCGACCGCATCGCCATTCTCAACGACGGCGAACTCCAGCAGGTCGGGACGCCGCTCGAGTGCTATCACGAACCCGCAAACGTGTTCGTCGCGGACTTCATCGGCGAACCGGCGATGAACTTCTTCGACGTTACGCGCCGCGACGCGGACGGCGAGGGTACCGTGCTCGTCGGCGACCCCCTCGAGTACGCCGTCTCAGCCGACGTCTCGACGGCGATCGGCGACCGTACCGAGGTCGTCCTCGGGGTGCGTCCGGAGGACGTCGGCATCGAAATCAGCGACGGAGAGCGACGGCGAGAAGACGGTCACGCCGTCCCCGCGACGGTCACCGTCGTCGAACCGACCGGCGACGAGAACATCGTCTACCTGACGCTCGGCGAGGGCGACGGCGAGACGGCCATCGCGACGATCGACGGAATGAGTCGGATCGAGTCCGGCGAACGCGTGGTCGCCTACATCCCCGAAGACGCGATTCACGTCTTCGACGCGAAAACCGGCGAAGCGCTACACAACCGCCGCGTCGAGAGCACCGAGCCCCGAGCGCCGAACATCTGA
- a CDS encoding carbohydrate ABC transporter permease → MKGVLELLRSVRRGRNAGRDGAESRHRERPVRTDGGAVDERSSLRRWLDSDLVQSAPFWLPPFLLMGFFVYAAIGWNVLLSLTSYSGFGDPDYSDLSFGNYWAMLEDPQMWSATWNTFVLLVGFTLACLVVGLVLALLLDREIRFGRSLRTIYLLPFALSFIVTAQFWRWMYNVNNGIVNEFVGIFGLGPYSWLGSPRLVLGSVIFALVWQFSGYTMIIYLAALRSIPNDQYEAARADGASTLRMYRRVIIPQLRPAIVSASVVLVLFALKAFDFLYAISDGYRPRRGADILATKMVRESFGRSEWAYGSSIALVLFVLSLAVIAPYLYSQYKRGNL, encoded by the coding sequence ATGAAAGGCGTTCTAGAACTATTGCGTAGCGTCCGGCGCGGTCGAAACGCGGGGCGGGACGGCGCCGAGAGCCGTCACCGCGAGCGCCCGGTCAGGACCGACGGCGGGGCCGTCGACGAGCGATCGTCGCTCCGTCGCTGGCTCGACAGCGATCTGGTGCAGTCGGCACCGTTCTGGCTCCCGCCGTTCCTCCTGATGGGCTTTTTCGTCTACGCCGCGATCGGGTGGAACGTCCTGCTCTCGCTGACCAGCTACTCCGGGTTCGGTGATCCCGACTACAGCGACCTCAGCTTCGGGAACTACTGGGCGATGCTGGAGGACCCCCAGATGTGGTCGGCGACGTGGAACACGTTCGTTCTGCTCGTGGGATTCACCCTGGCGTGTCTGGTCGTCGGACTCGTGCTTGCGCTGCTGCTCGACCGCGAAATCCGCTTCGGCAGGTCGCTCCGGACGATCTACCTCCTCCCGTTCGCCCTGTCGTTCATCGTCACGGCTCAGTTCTGGCGGTGGATGTACAACGTCAACAACGGCATCGTCAATGAGTTCGTCGGGATATTCGGTCTCGGACCGTACAGCTGGCTGGGGAGCCCGCGCCTCGTGCTCGGGTCGGTGATCTTCGCGCTCGTCTGGCAGTTCAGCGGCTACACGATGATCATCTACCTCGCCGCGCTCCGATCGATCCCGAACGACCAGTACGAGGCCGCGCGGGCCGACGGCGCCAGCACGCTCCGGATGTACCGGCGCGTGATCATCCCGCAGTTACGGCCCGCGATAGTCAGCGCGTCCGTGGTCCTGGTGCTGTTTGCATTGAAGGCGTTCGACTTCCTGTACGCGATCTCGGACGGCTACCGGCCCCGACGCGGAGCGGACATCCTGGCGACGAAGATGGTTCGCGAGTCGTTCGGTCGATCGGAGTGGGCGTACGGGTCGTCGATCGCGCTCGTGCTGTTCGTGTTGTCGCTGGCGGTCATCGCCCCGTACCTGTACAGCCAATACAAGCGAGGGAACCTATGA
- a CDS encoding ABC transporter substrate-binding protein: MTDKGIFSRRTLLEGAGAAGTASLVALAGCTGGEGDGDDTLEVLHGWTGGDGAEAADALFGAFEDEHSDIDLDEQPIGGGGNENLDQTVANRLQGGDPPSSFAGWPGANLEQYDGVLGDIESEVWDEAELKDTHAEEAVELCQFDGGFSAVPIGSHRLNDLFYNVEVLDEAGVDPGSIDSADAFIDALDTVDSETDATPLAMSLEPWCILQTWAQTMLGEHGYDAYMSFIEGDGEEDAVRSTFETLEEILDNYINADAASVDFTEVNQDIMSGNAAFIHQGNWVAGAYIAEELEYGETWDAIRYPGTEDYYTLHIDSFIYPGDNPSPEATAAWLRFAGGETAQVAFNQYKGSIPTRLEVPTDEFNAYLTDTIEDFDDASEKPPTLAHGLAVDQSTQSDLQGVLNDNFADPYDVDGATDGFMNAF; encoded by the coding sequence ATGACTGATAAGGGAATATTCTCCCGACGAACGCTTCTCGAGGGTGCCGGAGCTGCTGGAACCGCGAGCCTCGTTGCGCTCGCGGGATGTACGGGTGGTGAAGGCGACGGAGACGATACGCTCGAAGTGCTCCACGGGTGGACCGGCGGTGACGGTGCCGAGGCGGCCGACGCGCTCTTCGGTGCGTTCGAGGACGAACATTCCGATATCGACCTCGACGAGCAGCCGATCGGCGGCGGCGGTAACGAGAACCTCGATCAGACGGTTGCGAACCGTCTCCAGGGGGGTGACCCGCCGAGTTCGTTCGCGGGCTGGCCCGGCGCGAACCTCGAGCAGTACGACGGCGTCCTCGGCGACATCGAGTCCGAGGTCTGGGACGAGGCCGAACTGAAAGACACTCACGCCGAGGAAGCGGTGGAACTCTGTCAGTTCGACGGCGGCTTCTCGGCGGTGCCGATCGGCTCCCACCGACTGAACGACCTCTTTTACAACGTCGAGGTCCTCGACGAGGCGGGCGTGGACCCGGGCTCGATCGACAGCGCCGACGCGTTCATCGACGCGCTGGACACCGTCGACTCCGAGACCGACGCGACGCCGCTCGCGATGTCGCTCGAACCGTGGTGTATCCTCCAGACGTGGGCGCAGACGATGCTCGGCGAGCACGGTTACGACGCCTACATGAGTTTCATCGAAGGAGACGGTGAGGAGGACGCCGTTCGATCGACGTTCGAGACGCTCGAGGAGATCCTCGACAACTACATCAACGCTGACGCTGCCTCGGTCGACTTCACCGAGGTCAACCAAGACATCATGAGCGGCAACGCTGCGTTCATCCACCAGGGCAACTGGGTCGCCGGCGCGTACATCGCGGAGGAACTCGAGTACGGCGAGACGTGGGACGCGATTCGATACCCCGGAACGGAAGACTACTACACGCTGCACATCGACTCGTTCATCTACCCGGGCGACAACCCGAGCCCCGAGGCAACCGCCGCCTGGCTGCGATTTGCCGGCGGCGAGACGGCCCAGGTCGCGTTCAACCAGTACAAGGGATCGATTCCGACGCGACTGGAGGTGCCCACGGACGAGTTCAACGCCTACCTCACGGATACGATCGAGGACTTCGACGACGCGTCGGAGAAGCCGCCGACGCTCGCACACGGCCTCGCCGTCGATCAGAGCACCCAGTCCGACCTCCAAGGGGTACTCAACGATAACTTCGCGGACCCCTACGACGTGGACGGCGCGACGGATGGGTTCATGAACGCCTTCTGA
- a CDS encoding carbohydrate ABC transporter permease: protein MSEKSVTTETPTATDRATDRINLGRVGLYATLVGLVGFYLVPIESGFVTSIKTSEAVRETLPFFPPGPSGTTVEKWQVAFDFLAPGMVNSVLFTIPSTILCAILGSMAAYGLTLVNWRGQIAVLALFIAGIFVPYQAVIVPLYEFWTQWAQLEARLAFLWGLPLLAEHHATILELIITHTAYGVPIVTLLFRSQYKTMSQEMIEAARLDGASVWRIYRRIVLPLSVPMFAVVFIFQFTQIWNEFLFSLTIIGSVNNPAASATLILSGLGEALEGTDYPLRMAGAFITALPTLLVYVLFADKFAEGVQV, encoded by the coding sequence ATGAGCGAAAAGTCAGTTACGACCGAGACGCCGACTGCAACGGACCGCGCGACCGATCGGATCAACCTCGGACGAGTAGGGCTGTACGCAACCCTGGTCGGTCTCGTCGGCTTCTACCTCGTTCCAATCGAGTCGGGATTCGTGACGTCGATCAAGACCTCGGAAGCGGTGCGAGAGACCCTGCCCTTCTTCCCGCCCGGTCCCAGCGGGACCACGGTCGAGAAGTGGCAGGTCGCGTTCGACTTTCTCGCGCCCGGGATGGTCAACAGCGTGCTGTTTACGATCCCGTCGACGATTCTCTGTGCGATCCTCGGCAGCATGGCCGCCTACGGCCTGACGCTGGTCAACTGGCGCGGCCAGATCGCCGTGCTCGCGCTGTTCATCGCGGGCATCTTCGTCCCGTACCAGGCGGTGATCGTTCCGCTCTACGAGTTCTGGACCCAGTGGGCCCAGCTGGAGGCGCGACTCGCGTTCCTGTGGGGGCTGCCGCTGCTCGCCGAGCACCACGCGACGATCCTCGAGCTGATCATCACGCACACGGCGTACGGGGTTCCGATCGTGACGCTGCTGTTCCGTTCGCAGTACAAGACGATGTCCCAGGAGATGATCGAGGCCGCGAGGCTCGACGGCGCGTCGGTCTGGCGGATTTACCGCCGGATCGTCCTGCCGCTGTCGGTCCCGATGTTCGCGGTCGTGTTCATCTTCCAGTTCACCCAGATCTGGAACGAGTTCCTGTTCTCGCTGACGATCATCGGGAGCGTCAACAATCCTGCCGCGTCCGCGACCCTGATCCTGTCGGGGCTGGGCGAGGCGCTCGAGGGAACCGACTACCCGCTGCGGATGGCGGGGGCGTTCATCACGGCGCTGCCGACGCTGCTCGTCTACGTGCTGTTCGCCGACAAGTTCGCGGAGGGCGTGCAAGTATGA
- a CDS encoding DUF4013 domain-containing protein, protein MIGDALRYPVGDEIGRATLLRSGISVVAIAVGLRYAAALVPATLALVPATVALIGVVVFFGTTSFVLVSDERRPRPSVRAVVRPGLGALALAVAVLVPSTALLARSLTETPEALENGAGLFSLVSSTALVFFFVACTYVYPVAVAASASTGRLRAAAEADTLLPVLTDPAYFLRWTVGFSLVVLATWFAVTAVRRGDALGLIAAAVAAYLHVAGARAVGIGYARASGDRSASKSR, encoded by the coding sequence ATGATCGGCGATGCGCTTCGGTACCCGGTCGGCGACGAGATCGGACGAGCGACGTTGCTCAGGAGCGGTATCAGCGTCGTCGCGATCGCGGTCGGGCTGCGGTACGCGGCGGCGCTCGTACCCGCGACGCTCGCGCTCGTACCCGCGACCGTCGCGCTCATCGGCGTCGTCGTCTTCTTCGGAACGACGTCGTTCGTGCTCGTTTCCGACGAGCGGAGACCGCGGCCGTCCGTGCGGGCGGTAGTCCGACCCGGTCTCGGAGCCCTCGCGCTGGCGGTTGCGGTGCTCGTTCCGTCGACCGCCCTGCTGGCGCGTTCGTTGACGGAGACGCCGGAGGCGCTCGAGAACGGGGCGGGACTGTTCTCGCTCGTCTCGTCGACCGCGCTAGTGTTCTTTTTCGTCGCGTGTACGTACGTGTATCCGGTCGCGGTAGCCGCGAGCGCGTCGACCGGGCGGTTGCGAGCGGCCGCCGAGGCCGACACCCTGCTCCCCGTGCTAACCGACCCCGCGTACTTCCTGCGCTGGACGGTCGGGTTTTCGCTCGTCGTACTCGCGACGTGGTTCGCCGTCACGGCCGTCCGCCGCGGTGACGCGTTGGGACTGATCGCTGCGGCGGTCGCCGCCTACCTCCACGTCGCGGGTGCCCGCGCCGTCGGTATCGGCTACGCTCGAGCGTCGGGCGACCGATCGGCGTCGAAGTCACGGTGA